In Synechocystis sp. PCC 6714, the following are encoded in one genomic region:
- a CDS encoding ATP-dependent Clp protease proteolytic subunit, whose product MPIGVPSVPFRLPGSQYERWIDIYTRLSQERIIFLGQEVNDSIANRIVAFLLYLDSDDPSKPIYLYINSPGGSVTAGMAIYDTMQYIKAEVITICVGLAASMGAFLLASGAPGKRLALPHARIMIHQPMGGTGRRQATDIDIEAREILRIRQQLNEIMAQRTGQTVEKIAKDTDRDYFLSAAEARDYGLIDKVIENSSMGNN is encoded by the coding sequence ATGCCTATCGGTGTTCCCAGTGTTCCGTTTCGTCTTCCTGGCAGTCAGTATGAACGGTGGATTGATATCTATACCCGCCTGAGCCAAGAAAGGATTATTTTCCTTGGCCAAGAAGTAAACGACTCGATCGCCAATCGGATTGTGGCCTTTTTGTTGTATCTGGATTCCGACGATCCGAGTAAGCCAATTTATTTGTATATCAATTCCCCCGGTGGTTCTGTCACCGCTGGCATGGCCATTTATGACACCATGCAATATATCAAAGCAGAAGTGATCACCATTTGCGTTGGTTTAGCCGCGTCTATGGGAGCATTTTTACTTGCTTCGGGGGCGCCGGGTAAACGCCTAGCCCTGCCCCACGCTCGGATTATGATTCACCAACCCATGGGGGGCACTGGTCGCCGCCAGGCAACGGATATTGACATTGAAGCCCGGGAAATTCTCCGTATCCGTCAACAGTTGAATGAAATTATGGCCCAACGCACTGGGCAAACTGTGGAAAAAATTGCCAAGGACACTGACCGGGATTATTTCCTCTCGGCGGCGGAAGCAAGGGATTATGGTCTGATCGATAAAGTAATCGAAAACTCCAGCATGGGCAATAACTAG
- a CDS encoding ShlB/FhaC/HecB family hemolysin secretion/activation protein, which translates to MLSCRYALQLTLCFSLPLLMGGRALAENLSITSPLALNVIEQSGDPGALSQKGFFLSQGQVPTPPVQPLPSEDDVDLSPSSPPLNLGTESAPSQDEAVDTCGFSPSALAAGATIPLLKASVDGTPVEVNLLGMTVFSASELLTLPALQPWQTAPPSTKALLTIAPDLTAAEFEVLYQGLVDGITQLYINRGYITSQAIAKPMEPNQNPESGFIQQPIQVVEGQVESIQVRGRGRLRPAYICDRVARGVRSPVNVGELEESLRLLQINPMLKKVQGSLLPTGKVGLSNLSVTVEEAFPFSANLSFDNYSPISLGSERVGINLDYKNLTGLGDRLSGSYYVSTTGGLDILDFNYRVPLNPTDGTLQLRFVPTWTRITQSPFDVFNITGSNPLYEISYRQPLWTSLTDEFALSFGFRYQDGRTLGLNRPDLTNISRTSVFQFGQDYTLRDPGGLWFFRSQMNLGTGLFDATTNPSPQPSGEFFSWLGQAQRLQRLDDNNLLIVQADLQLTPDSLLPDYLFIIGGGQSLRGYRQNARSADNGIRLSVENRITLARDGENRSVFELAPFVDFGAVWNSAGNPTQLPPNSVLVGPGLGIIWRDILGMTGLSFRFDYGIPVVKLDNLTGNWQNDGLYFQLNYRPPFGQ; encoded by the coding sequence ATGTTGAGTTGCCGTTATGCCCTGCAATTGACATTGTGCTTTTCCCTGCCCCTGCTGATGGGCGGCCGGGCTCTGGCTGAAAATTTGAGTATTACCTCCCCCCTTGCCCTTAATGTTATTGAGCAGAGTGGAGATCCAGGAGCCCTCAGTCAAAAAGGATTTTTTCTCAGCCAAGGGCAGGTTCCCACCCCACCGGTGCAACCGTTACCTTCGGAAGATGATGTAGATCTATCTCCTTCCTCCCCCCCATTGAATTTAGGTACTGAATCTGCCCCCTCCCAAGACGAAGCGGTGGACACCTGTGGCTTTAGCCCTTCCGCTCTAGCCGCCGGGGCGACAATACCTCTGTTAAAAGCTTCGGTGGATGGCACGCCTGTGGAAGTTAATCTACTGGGCATGACGGTATTTTCGGCTTCGGAGTTATTAACTCTACCGGCCCTCCAACCTTGGCAAACGGCTCCCCCCAGCACCAAGGCTCTCCTCACCATCGCCCCGGATTTGACGGCGGCGGAGTTTGAAGTTTTATACCAAGGCTTAGTAGACGGCATTACCCAGCTATACATCAATCGCGGTTACATCACTTCCCAGGCGATCGCCAAACCGATGGAGCCGAACCAAAATCCGGAGTCAGGATTTATACAACAACCAATTCAAGTGGTGGAAGGTCAGGTGGAATCCATCCAAGTGCGGGGTCGGGGTCGTTTGCGCCCGGCCTATATTTGTGACCGGGTGGCCCGGGGAGTTCGTAGCCCCGTCAATGTTGGCGAGTTGGAGGAAAGTCTGCGGCTGTTGCAGATTAATCCCATGCTGAAGAAGGTGCAAGGTAGTCTTTTGCCCACGGGTAAGGTGGGTCTGAGTAATTTATCCGTCACGGTGGAGGAGGCTTTCCCCTTCAGTGCCAACCTCAGCTTTGATAACTATTCCCCCATCAGTTTGGGCAGTGAACGGGTCGGCATTAACTTGGACTATAAAAATCTCACTGGCCTTGGCGATCGCCTGTCGGGGAGCTACTACGTTTCCACTACAGGGGGTTTAGACATCCTCGATTTTAACTATCGGGTTCCCCTCAATCCCACCGACGGTACTCTGCAATTACGCTTTGTACCCACTTGGACTCGCATCACCCAGTCCCCCTTCGATGTGTTCAATATCACCGGCAGTAACCCCCTCTACGAAATCAGTTATCGCCAACCCCTCTGGACATCTTTGACAGATGAGTTTGCCCTTAGCTTTGGTTTCCGTTACCAAGACGGTCGTACCCTGGGGCTTAATCGTCCCGATTTAACCAATATCAGCCGCACTAGTGTATTTCAGTTTGGCCAAGACTATACCCTACGGGATCCGGGGGGGCTATGGTTTTTCCGCTCCCAAATGAACCTGGGCACAGGACTATTTGATGCCACCACCAATCCCAGTCCCCAGCCCAGCGGAGAGTTTTTCAGTTGGTTGGGGCAAGCCCAGCGCTTGCAAAGATTGGACGATAATAACCTGCTCATTGTGCAGGCGGATTTGCAGCTCACCCCCGATAGTCTACTACCGGATTATCTGTTTATTATCGGTGGGGGACAATCCCTGCGGGGCTATCGCCAAAATGCCCGTTCCGCTGACAATGGCATTCGCCTCTCGGTGGAAAATCGTATTACTTTAGCCCGGGACGGAGAGAACCGATCAGTGTTTGAACTAGCTCCCTTTGTGGATTTTGGGGCGGTGTGGAACAGTGCTGGCAACCCCACCCAACTGCCTCCTAATTCTGTGCTGGTGGGCCCTGGATTGGGCATTATCTGGCGCGATATTTTGGGTATGACTGGACTTAGCTTCCGGTTTGACTACGGCATTCCCGTGGTGAAGTTGGATAATTTAACCGGCAATTGGCAAAATGACGGCTTATATTTCCAGCTAAATTACCGCCCTCCCTTTGGACAATAG
- a CDS encoding class I SAM-dependent methyltransferase, with translation MQTPSFLPPETDHQRLQEIWEDGLAMQYLTPLAGNYFPWSGYALRPSGLVQILNTILIRQYLTVVECGGGVSTFYIARLFRQNHLKGKLYCIENNLDWFHFLQDSLAREGLSNYVHLIHAPLAPCDLSLEGMDWYDRQKIRHHLPDSVTIDCLLVDGPPAYREEIQYSRFPAVPFFQPQLAPHSTVILDDINRVGEQEILARWQTLLQVNFDSSIGNVAIAHL, from the coding sequence ATGCAAACCCCTTCCTTTCTTCCTCCAGAAACAGACCACCAAAGATTACAAGAAATTTGGGAGGATGGTTTGGCCATGCAGTACCTAACACCTTTGGCGGGCAATTATTTTCCCTGGAGTGGCTACGCCCTCCGTCCCAGTGGTTTGGTGCAAATTCTCAACACCATTTTAATTCGCCAATATTTGACCGTTGTGGAATGTGGGGGCGGGGTTTCCACTTTTTACATTGCCCGTTTATTTCGGCAAAATCATCTCAAGGGGAAACTGTACTGCATTGAAAACAATTTGGATTGGTTCCACTTTTTGCAGGACTCATTGGCAAGGGAAGGGTTGAGTAATTACGTCCATTTAATCCATGCTCCCTTGGCTCCCTGCGATCTATCTTTGGAAGGAATGGATTGGTACGATCGCCAGAAGATTCGACATCATTTACCGGATAGCGTCACCATTGACTGCCTGTTGGTGGATGGGCCGCCGGCCTACCGGGAGGAAATACAATATTCCCGTTTTCCCGCAGTGCCCTTTTTCCAACCGCAATTGGCTCCCCACAGCACTGTCATTTTGGATGATATTAACCGAGTAGGGGAACAGGAAATTCTCGCCCGTTGGCAAACACTACTCCAAGTCAATTTTGATAGCTCCATCGGCAATGTGGCGATCGCCCATCTATAG
- a CDS encoding ATP-dependent Clp protease proteolytic subunit, with protein MEITAVQSSYYGDMAFKTPPPDLESLLLKERIVYLGMPLFSSDEVKQQVGIDVTQLIIAQLLYLQFDDPDKPIYFYINSTGTSWYTGDAVGFETEAFAICDTLNYIKPPVHTICIGQAMGTAAMILSSGTKGYRASLPHATIVLNQNRTGAQGQATDIQIRAKEVISNKQTMLEILSLNTGQTQEKLAKDMDRTFYLTPAQAKDYGLIDRVLESPAELPKPMAVI; from the coding sequence ATGGAAATAACTGCGGTTCAATCCTCCTACTATGGCGACATGGCCTTTAAAACCCCGCCGCCGGATCTTGAATCCCTTTTGCTCAAAGAGCGCATCGTTTATTTGGGGATGCCTCTTTTCTCTTCCGATGAGGTGAAGCAACAGGTCGGCATTGATGTCACCCAATTAATTATTGCCCAACTGCTATATCTCCAATTTGACGATCCCGATAAACCGATTTATTTCTACATCAACTCCACCGGCACCTCTTGGTACACTGGCGATGCAGTGGGGTTTGAGACTGAAGCGTTTGCCATCTGTGACACCCTCAACTACATCAAACCTCCGGTACATACTATCTGTATTGGCCAGGCCATGGGCACTGCCGCCATGATTCTTTCCTCTGGCACCAAGGGTTATCGGGCTAGTTTGCCCCATGCCACCATTGTGCTCAATCAAAATCGTACTGGGGCCCAGGGTCAGGCTACGGATATTCAAATTCGGGCTAAAGAAGTCATTTCCAATAAGCAAACTATGCTGGAAATTCTGTCCCTTAACACGGGGCAGACCCAAGAAAAATTGGCTAAGGATATGGACCGGACTTTTTACCTCACCCCGGCCCAAGCCAAGGACTATGGCCTGATTGACCGAGTTTTGGAAAGCCCGGCGGAATTACCCAAGCCGATGGCCGTGATTTAG
- a CDS encoding cytochrome b: MRIHWWMAACYVVLFCTGPLMVRLERGQFLRSELYDVHKSIGVLTMALLTWRILTLLRVWWRKYTKRIPKLSPAWWGTLSLHLSLYVFMWAVPISGFLLSNSFKANNVKFLGITLPDIFPENEAMIEIGRNAHFWLAYTFLAFIVIHMLNYRKVIKANWRRWANFVRKFQQLT, encoded by the coding sequence ATGCGAATCCATTGGTGGATGGCGGCCTGCTACGTAGTTCTATTTTGTACAGGCCCTTTGATGGTTAGGTTGGAGAGGGGACAGTTTTTACGCAGTGAATTATACGATGTCCACAAGTCCATTGGCGTATTGACCATGGCACTACTAACTTGGCGAATTTTGACACTATTACGGGTTTGGTGGCGAAAATATACGAAACGTATACCTAAATTGTCTCCAGCTTGGTGGGGAACTTTGAGTCTACACCTCAGCTTATATGTCTTCATGTGGGCAGTGCCAATTTCTGGATTTCTGTTGTCAAATTCCTTTAAGGCCAACAATGTTAAATTTTTGGGGATTACATTGCCAGATATTTTTCCTGAAAACGAAGCAATGATAGAAATTGGCCGCAATGCCCATTTCTGGTTGGCTTATACTTTCCTAGCTTTCATTGTCATACACATGCTTAATTATCGGAAGGTGATCAAAGCTAATTGGCGCAGGTGGGCCAATTTTGTCCGCAAATTTCAACAACTTACCTAA
- a CDS encoding adenosine kinase translates to MGHKYDVYGMGNALVDMEFEVTPEQLVSLGIEKGVMTLVEEERENELIAQLAHQRGKQSGGGSAANTLVALAQLGGTGFYACKVGKDEAGAFYLQDLNNCGLDTNPHHETAGEGITGKCLVFVTPDADRTMNTFLGISGSLSVAEMDWPALKQSQYLYLEGYLVTSPSAKAACIEAKAIAEQSGVKTCLSLSDPNMAKFFRDGLKEMLGSGVDLLFANEAEALEMADTADLNQAIAYCKTIARRFALTRGGEGSLIFDGENLLTIGTPTVKPIDTVGAGDMYAGGFLYGLTHGMDYGKAGQLASQTAAKVVTCYGPRLETKTLQEILRSVQVV, encoded by the coding sequence ATGGGTCACAAGTACGATGTCTATGGCATGGGCAACGCCCTGGTGGATATGGAATTTGAGGTGACCCCAGAACAGTTGGTCAGTCTAGGCATTGAAAAAGGTGTAATGACCTTGGTGGAGGAAGAAAGGGAAAATGAACTGATTGCCCAATTGGCCCATCAACGGGGCAAGCAAAGTGGTGGTGGTTCCGCGGCCAATACCCTGGTGGCGCTGGCTCAACTGGGGGGCACTGGTTTTTACGCTTGCAAAGTTGGTAAAGATGAAGCGGGGGCATTTTACCTCCAGGATTTAAACAATTGCGGCCTAGATACCAATCCCCACCATGAGACCGCTGGGGAAGGCATTACCGGTAAATGTTTGGTTTTTGTCACCCCTGATGCCGATCGCACCATGAATACTTTTTTGGGCATCAGTGGTAGTTTATCCGTGGCGGAAATGGATTGGCCCGCACTAAAACAGTCCCAATACCTTTACCTGGAAGGCTATCTGGTCACTTCCCCCAGCGCCAAAGCGGCCTGCATTGAAGCCAAGGCGATCGCCGAACAGTCCGGGGTAAAAACCTGCTTGTCTTTATCTGATCCGAACATGGCCAAGTTTTTCCGAGACGGTTTAAAGGAAATGCTAGGGTCAGGGGTAGATCTACTATTTGCCAATGAAGCGGAAGCTCTGGAAATGGCCGACACCGCTGATCTCAACCAGGCGATCGCCTATTGTAAAACCATCGCCCGACGGTTTGCCCTCACCAGGGGCGGGGAAGGCTCATTGATTTTTGACGGGGAAAACCTATTGACCATTGGCACCCCAACTGTAAAACCCATCGACACAGTGGGGGCTGGGGATATGTACGCGGGAGGGTTTCTATACGGTTTAACCCACGGCATGGATTATGGAAAAGCTGGTCAATTGGCTTCCCAAACAGCAGCGAAGGTAGTTACCTGTTATGGTCCCCGGTTAGAAACGAAAACCCTACAGGAAATTTTACGATCCGTCCAGGTGGTTTAG
- a CDS encoding glutathione S-transferase family protein, with the protein MLELYQFELSQYSEKVRLILDFKGLDYRTVEVVPGVGQLDLLRLSGQTKVPVLKDGEIVIADSTEIALYLDRKYPENPLLPHDPVQRGQCLLMEEWADESIGLKGRVAMVGALNQNPGLRASILPKQTPGIFKNLVTAVPPAMLDLLGSGVGFGGDAVKEAMRGLHQDLEALTLILQHQPYLIGDRPTLADLTVAALSMVIKIPGGDYLNIAQELKGKGIPGLADNSAYSVFFEWRDRLYREYRRSHRQSNNGGGSGDSGSPTTINIE; encoded by the coding sequence ATGCTTGAACTTTACCAGTTTGAACTATCCCAATATTCGGAAAAAGTCCGCCTCATTCTCGACTTTAAGGGTTTGGATTATCGGACAGTGGAAGTGGTGCCAGGGGTTGGTCAGTTGGACTTGCTCCGCCTTTCTGGACAAACCAAAGTGCCGGTGCTCAAGGATGGGGAGATTGTCATTGCTGACTCAACGGAAATTGCTCTGTACCTAGACCGTAAATATCCCGAAAATCCCCTTCTGCCCCACGATCCTGTGCAACGGGGTCAATGTTTGCTGATGGAAGAATGGGCCGACGAATCCATCGGGCTGAAAGGTCGGGTAGCTATGGTGGGGGCATTGAACCAAAATCCTGGTTTGCGGGCTTCTATTTTACCTAAACAAACCCCTGGTATTTTTAAAAATCTAGTCACGGCGGTGCCCCCGGCTATGTTAGACCTCCTGGGTAGTGGGGTTGGTTTCGGTGGCGATGCGGTCAAGGAAGCAATGCGGGGTTTACATCAGGATTTGGAGGCTTTAACTTTAATTCTGCAACATCAACCTTATCTAATCGGCGATCGCCCGACTTTGGCGGACTTAACCGTGGCGGCGTTGAGTATGGTGATTAAAATTCCCGGTGGCGATTATTTAAACATTGCCCAGGAACTAAAGGGTAAAGGCATTCCCGGTTTGGCGGATAACAGTGCCTACAGTGTATTTTTTGAATGGCGCGATCGCCTTTATCGAGAATATCGGCGCAGTCATCGGCAGAGCAATAACGGCGGCGGCAGCGGTGATAGTGGTTCCCCCACCACCATTAACATCGAGTAA
- the dapF gene encoding diaminopimelate epimerase, which produces MALSFSKYHGLGNDFILVDNRQSATPCLTPDQAQLLCDRHFGVGADGVIFALPGQGETDYTMRIFNSDGSEPEMCGNGIRCLAKFLADLEGLEEKTYRIHTLAGTITPQLLADGQVKVDMGEPQLLAETIPTTLAQPGEKVVDLPLEVAGKTWAVTCVSMGNPHCLTFVDDVDSLNLTEIGPLFENHPQFPQRTNTEFIQVLAGDRLKMRVWERGAGITLACGTGACATVVAAVLTGKGDRHCTVELPGGNLEIEWSVQDNRLYMTGPAQRVFTGHADI; this is translated from the coding sequence ATGGCCCTTAGCTTCAGCAAATACCACGGTCTCGGCAACGATTTTATTTTGGTAGACAACCGTCAGAGCGCTACTCCCTGCTTGACCCCAGACCAAGCCCAACTACTGTGCGATCGCCATTTTGGTGTTGGGGCGGACGGGGTAATTTTTGCTTTGCCGGGGCAAGGGGAAACGGATTACACCATGCGGATTTTTAATTCCGATGGCTCAGAGCCGGAGATGTGCGGCAATGGTATTCGTTGTTTAGCCAAGTTTTTGGCCGATTTGGAAGGGCTGGAGGAAAAAACCTATCGCATCCACACTTTAGCGGGGACAATTACGCCCCAACTGTTGGCCGATGGCCAGGTGAAGGTGGATATGGGGGAACCCCAATTGTTAGCGGAAACTATTCCCACCACCCTAGCCCAACCGGGGGAAAAGGTGGTGGATCTACCCCTAGAAGTGGCGGGAAAAACCTGGGCTGTGACCTGTGTCAGCATGGGCAATCCCCATTGTTTGACCTTTGTGGATGATGTGGACAGTCTTAATTTGACGGAGATTGGTCCTTTGTTTGAAAACCATCCCCAATTTCCCCAGCGTACTAACACGGAGTTTATCCAGGTCTTAGCCGGCGATCGCCTGAAAATGCGGGTTTGGGAACGGGGAGCGGGTATTACTTTGGCCTGTGGGACGGGGGCCTGCGCTACGGTGGTGGCGGCGGTGTTGACGGGCAAAGGCGATCGCCATTGTACGGTGGAGTTACCCGGCGGCAATCTGGAGATTGAATGGTCTGTCCAGGATAATCGCCTCTATATGACCGGCCCCGCCCAACGGGTTTTCACTGGCCATGCTGATATTTAA
- a CDS encoding glycoside hydrolase 100 family protein produces MKSQQAQQILDQARRLLYEKAMVKINGQYVGTVAAIPQSDHHDLNYTEVFIRDNVPVMIFLLLQNETEIVQNFLEICITLQSESFPTYGIFPTSFVEAENHELKADYGQRAIGRVCSVDASLWWPILAYYYVQRTGNEAWAKQIHVQLGLQKFLNLILHPVFRDAPTLFVPDGAFMIDRPMDVWGAPLEIQTLLYGALKSAAGLLLIDLKAKGYCSQKDHPFDNFTLEQIHQFNLSVDWLKKLRTYLLKHYWINCNIVQTLRRRPTEQYGEEASNEHNVHTETIPNWLQDWLGDRGGYLIGNIRTGRPDFRFFSLGNCLGAIFDVTSLAQQRSFFRLVLNNQRELCAQMPLRICHPPLKDDDWRSKTGFDRKNLPWCYHNAGHWPCLFWFLVVAVLRHSCHSHYGTVEYAEMGNLIRNNYEVLLRRLPKHKWAEYFDGPTGFWVGQQSRSYQTWTIVGLLLVHHFTEVNPDDALMFDLPSLKSLHQALH; encoded by the coding sequence ATGAAATCCCAACAGGCTCAACAAATACTAGACCAAGCCCGTCGTTTGCTCTACGAAAAAGCCATGGTCAAAATCAATGGGCAATACGTGGGGACCGTGGCGGCCATTCCCCAGTCCGATCACCATGATTTGAACTATACGGAGGTTTTCATCCGGGATAATGTGCCGGTGATGATCTTTCTGTTACTGCAAAATGAAACGGAAATAGTCCAGAATTTTTTGGAAATTTGCATCACCCTCCAGAGTGAAAGTTTTCCCACCTATGGTATTTTCCCCACCAGTTTTGTGGAAGCGGAAAACCATGAACTGAAAGCGGACTATGGTCAACGGGCGATCGGTCGGGTTTGTTCAGTGGATGCGTCCCTCTGGTGGCCCATTTTGGCCTACTACTATGTGCAAAGAACCGGCAATGAAGCTTGGGCCAAGCAAATCCATGTGCAGTTAGGGCTACAAAAATTTTTAAACCTTATTCTCCATCCAGTCTTTCGGGATGCTCCCACCCTATTTGTGCCCGATGGGGCCTTTATGATTGACCGTCCCATGGATGTGTGGGGGGCACCGTTGGAAATCCAAACCCTTTTGTATGGAGCGCTAAAAAGTGCGGCGGGTTTACTGTTAATTGATCTCAAGGCTAAAGGTTATTGCAGTCAAAAGGATCATCCCTTCGACAATTTCACCCTCGAACAAATCCATCAATTTAATCTCAGTGTAGATTGGCTGAAAAAACTCCGCACCTATCTGCTCAAGCATTATTGGATTAATTGCAACATTGTCCAAACCCTCCGTCGTCGTCCCACGGAACAGTACGGTGAAGAAGCCAGCAACGAACACAATGTCCATACGGAAACCATTCCCAACTGGCTCCAGGATTGGCTTGGCGATCGGGGGGGATATTTAATTGGCAATATCCGCACGGGCCGTCCCGATTTTCGCTTTTTCTCGTTGGGTAATTGCTTGGGGGCAATTTTTGACGTTACTAGCTTGGCCCAACAGCGTTCCTTTTTCCGTTTGGTGCTCAATAATCAGCGGGAATTATGTGCCCAAATGCCCTTAAGAATTTGCCATCCTCCCCTCAAAGATGACGATTGGCGCAGTAAAACCGGCTTTGACCGCAAAAATTTACCCTGGTGTTACCACAACGCCGGCCATTGGCCTTGTTTATTCTGGTTTTTGGTGGTGGCAGTGCTCCGCCATAGCTGTCATTCCCACTACGGCACGGTGGAGTATGCGGAAATGGGTAATCTCATCCGCAATAATTACGAAGTGCTTCTCCGGCGGTTACCCAAACATAAATGGGCCGAATATTTCGATGGCCCCACGGGGTTTTGGGTGGGGCAACAGTCCCGTTCCTATCAAACCTGGACTATTGTGGGTCTATTATTGGTACACCATTTTACAGAGGTTAACCCAGACGATGCGCTGATGTTTGACTTGCCTAGCTTGAAAAGTTTGCACCAGGCATTGCATTAG